The genomic stretch ATTCATGTTAAACATTATAAAGCGATAAAATTGAGCGAGTGACTTAATTTAAGTGTTAAACCTAATACCTAAGTGCAATAAAATTTGGTACTAAAGTATTAATTGACAGTACGGGATGAAAAAAAGTCTTTTAAATACTCAATGTTAAGTAGTTGTTAATTAAACTTAACATATCTGGGTGTCAGAAATGAGTCAAGTTAGCCTGGCATTTTATCTCGCCTCATACTTTTATTTTTGAGTTGTATTGATGGTTTAACTGCGTTTAATACTTTTATTTTGATTGTATGGGGGTTTTATTTTGGCGTTTTATTTCATTTGTGATTATTAACTTGGTGTTTTACGGTTATTTTTATTTATTGTTAATACTAAAGCATGGTCGGGGCGACGGTGATTGTTTTAAATAAATTTTTATTGTCAGCTAGCATGACGTGTTAACATGGCGCTGTAAATATTAAAGGGTTGATGGATTAATTATGGATAATGTAGCTTTATCTAAATTAGAGCAAAAAACAGCGGTGTCGCTAGCATTAGTATTTGGTTTAAGAATGCTGGGGTTATTTATGATCATGCCGGTGTTTGCAATATATGGGCGCGATTTAATCGGTTATTCGCCGTTGTGGGTTGGTATCGTGATCGGTGCTTATGGTTTAACCCAAGCGATGCTGCAAATTCCGATGGGGCAGTTATCTGATCGTATTGGTCGTAAGCCCGTTATTATTGCTGGCTTAGGCTTATTTTGCGTTGGTAGCATTGTTGCTGGCATGGCTGATTCCGTTTACGGTGTGGCTTTTGGACGCATATTGCAAGGTACAGGTGCTGTTGCCAGTGCTATTTTGGCGTTAGCTGCTGATATCACCCGCGAACAACAACGACCTAAAGTCATGGCCGTTATCGGTATGTGTATCGGTCTGTCATTTGCGTTTTCGCTGGTGGCTGGCCCTGTATTAGCACAATGGGTAGGTCTTAAAGGTATCTTCTTTGTGACTGCAGCCTTGGCTATCGTTGGTATGTTGGTGGTGTATTATATTGTCCCTAACTCAACAACCAAAGCGCCAGCAGGCGATGCGAGTACCAATAAGAACAAGTTAAGAGCGATGTTACGTGATCCGCAATTATTACGTCTCGATGCCGGTATTTTTTTATTGCACTTAACCCTGACTGCGGTATTTGTATCTCTGCCATTTGAATTAGAGTCGGCAGGACTGGTTGGTGAGCACCACTGGTGGATATATTTCCCTGCGTTGCTGCTATCATTTGTATTGATGGTACCGATGTTGATTATTGCGGCTAAAAAGAAAATGAATAAACAATTTTTCTTATTTGCAATCGCGTTAATGGGTACTGCCTTGTGCGTTATGGGGTTTGCTCATGGTAATTTATGGCTGTTTGGTCTGGCTATTATTTTGTATTTTACCGCGTTCAATTTTTTAGAAGCCTCGTTACCTGCGATGATCTCGATGTCGGCTCCGGCTGGTGCTAAAGGATCGGCAATGGGTATTTATTCCACTTCCCAGTTTGCTGGTGCATTTTGTGGCGGTATTATTGCCGGTAGTTTGTATTCGCAATTAGGTTCGCAAGGTTTATTCTTTATTATTGCTGCGGTAATGATAATGTGGTTTGCTATTTCTTTAGGCTTAGAGAATGTTGGCCAAGTGAAGGCCCATACTATCGCTGTGAGCATTGCTAACCAAAGAGACGCTGAATTAATCGCCGAAAAGCTAATATCGCTTTCCGGTATTAATGAAGCTGTAGTAGTATTAGAAGAGCAGGTTGCTTATTTAAAAGCGACTAAAGATTTTGAAATAGACCAGGCTTTGAACCTGGTTCGTGAACAGCACAGGAGCTAGCATGGCCAGTCGTGGCGTAAATAAAGTAATTATTCTTGGTAATTTAGGTAATGATCCTGAAATCCGCTCATTCCCAAATGGTGGCGCGGTTGCCAATCTAACGATTGCGA from Moritella marina ATCC 15381 encodes the following:
- a CDS encoding MFS transporter, with the protein product MDNVALSKLEQKTAVSLALVFGLRMLGLFMIMPVFAIYGRDLIGYSPLWVGIVIGAYGLTQAMLQIPMGQLSDRIGRKPVIIAGLGLFCVGSIVAGMADSVYGVAFGRILQGTGAVASAILALAADITREQQRPKVMAVIGMCIGLSFAFSLVAGPVLAQWVGLKGIFFVTAALAIVGMLVVYYIVPNSTTKAPAGDASTNKNKLRAMLRDPQLLRLDAGIFLLHLTLTAVFVSLPFELESAGLVGEHHWWIYFPALLLSFVLMVPMLIIAAKKKMNKQFFLFAIALMGTALCVMGFAHGNLWLFGLAIILYFTAFNFLEASLPAMISMSAPAGAKGSAMGIYSTSQFAGAFCGGIIAGSLYSQLGSQGLFFIIAAVMIMWFAISLGLENVGQVKAHTIAVSIANQRDAELIAEKLISLSGINEAVVVLEEQVAYLKATKDFEIDQALNLVREQHRS